A stretch of the Cydia strobilella chromosome 23, ilCydStro3.1, whole genome shotgun sequence genome encodes the following:
- the LOC134751784 gene encoding uncharacterized protein LOC134751784 isoform X2, translating to MAGKEVQKRWRSIRDSYTKAYRQGKCVPAEQCTPGSRRYQYHAQMSFLLRALKNKKPRYSQDKYESFSEISNSPQHPPPEDPPLPKIKHEIIDRPLDLKTRPEKPTQDKSNQATIQEKNSLEIKIDANSILPDDHFDDDKLFMNSLLPLFKKMDDDTRLLCRIEVLKIIRYALKGHKCFEALRIAEDSFFRDRMSGILAKQEVVEEINAPKSTLSMTTRSADGSRPVRKRRNRSPSPLPMPPKRRGPGRPRKVRPPPSDSDEEQLSKKRGPKMKVVPLEVPRMSEMDESLSKATSVAQLSTPLFMKMYNLERSKTPTALPNQQNMLVSIKTEPVDDQGY from the exons ATGGCTG GCAAAGAAGTCCAAAAAAGATGGCGCTCCATACGAGACTCTTACACCAAGGCGTATCGCCAGGGCAAATGCGTACCCGCAGAACAGTGTACACCCGGCAGCCGTCGATATCAATACCACGCACAGATGTCGTTCTTACTACGAGCGCTGAAAAACAA AAAACCAAGATACTCCCAAGACAAATACGAGTCGTTCTCAGAAATCTCCAATTCACCACAACACCCGCCTCCCGAAGACCCGCCATTGCCCAAAATAAAGCACGAAATCATCGACAGACCTCTAGACCTCAAAACGAGACCTGAAAAACCTACGCAGGACAAGAGCAACCAGGCTACCATACAAGAGAAAAATTCTTTAGAAATCAAAATAGACGCGAACTCAATATTACCTGACGACCATTTTGACGATGATAAACTTTTTATGAACTCTCTACTtcctctatttaaaaaaatggacgATGACACTAGATTATTATGCCGCAtagaagttttaaaaataataagataCGCCCTCAAGGGTCATAAGTGTTTTGAAGCGTTGAGAATAGCTGAGGATAGTTTTTTCAGAGATAGGATGAGTGGGATATTGGCTAAGCAGGAAGTTGTGGAAGAAATTAACGCGCCTAAGTCTACGTTGTCTATGACTACTCGGTCTGCTGATGGTAGCAGGCCGGTTAGGAAACGAaga aaTCGTTCTCCGTCTCCTCTACCAATGCCACCGAAAAGAAGAGGACCCGGCCGCCCTAGAAAG GTCCGTCCGCCTCCATCTGACTCCGACGAAGAACAACTGTCAAAGAAACGCGGTCCCAAGATGAAGGTGGTACCACTAGAGGTTCCCAGAATGTCAGAGATGGACGAGTCTCTCAGTAAAGCGACTAGCGTAGCGCAACTCTCCACGCCACTCTTCATGAAG